The Candidatus Cloacimonadaceae bacterium DNA segment AAGCAGAGGTAAATTAACTAATGTTGTATTGGCAGTTACAGTAAACGCATTAGATTGCTTGGGGTAATAGAAGTTAACTGTCCCGGGTTGGAACAGCTCGCATTCCACATAGTACTGCCCAGGTGGTAAAGCGGTTGCCACAAAGGTAAACTGCCCGGATGAGATAGGCGCAATTTCCGCAACAAGCCGCAAATTGGCAACATTGTAAAGTCTTGCTTGGGCAAGGGTGAGGGAGACAATATCTGGATTTGTGTTCAGTGCGACAGATCCATTTACTGTTACCGCAAAAATCTGACCGGTTATTAGCAGGATAGCCGCAACTAAAAGTAGTTGCTTAATCTCCTTGGGTGTGCGGAGTGAGGTAGCTTTGCCTGATAATAATCTTCTCTTCATTTTGAATCTCCATTTTATCATTATGGTTTAGGTTTTGCAAAAATTGCATCTCTGATCTTTTCCGCTTCGCTGTCAAGAAAAATCAGAGTTATCTGATTTTGAAACCTGAACATTCTCTGCAGAAATAATCTGCGCCTTATCAACATTCATCATTTGTCATAAACCTCCTTCGGGAAGGCGTCTTCCCATAAACATCAAACCTCAGATATTGCGCATACGACTCACTCGACATGCACACGGGAGCATGATGAAAATGTATCTTGTCTTTGCGTTCCGCTCTATGAGCAGATCCACGGATAGGCATTACCCTTGCGACGGTTATTTTTCCAATGAAGGGGCTGCAGGTTGCCGGGCAAATCTGTTCCGCCTTTTTGTACCGGGATGATGTGATCAATCTCCCAGCCACAGAGCGATGAAGTGTCTCCATAACTGTCAAATTGGATTATGGAACCTAAAACATCGGCTCTCTTTTCGGTGGTACCGAAACCGGATTGATATCTCGCTTTTTCCCACACGTCCCGGATTTCGCGCTCAGAGAAACTCGCACCGTTCGCTTTCATGTTCCGCACGTATTTCCCCTTTGCATCGAGCAAAAACATTACAAGTAATACACCTTGATTACACCGTCAACGATTACCAGGATGTATTTGCCGGTGGAGTCCTCATAGACCACTTTGATGAGAGGATCACTGATGCATCCGATATAGACGGGCAAAGTATAAGGGTCGATGTTCTCATGCTTTGTGTTTCCCAGCAGGTTGCCCATTCCAAGCAGCAGGAACAACACGGTCGTAGCTAAAAGTTTTTTCATTTCAAAACTCCTTTATTTTTATACACGTATAGTGTGAGATAAAGGAAAAGTGTCGGTACCAATAGCGTGGAAATGATTGTCTGGTAATCAGCTACGATAGGTTGAAAATAGTCTGTGGCAAGGTCATTTTCCCTGTTTCGATCTCCGGTTCTTTGCCTTCCCGAATGGGGATCATTGACGCAAGACGGTGGCGCTTGCAAGTCCTGATCAGTATCCGATTTGCTTTGCTAATAAATATCTCGAGCGAGATCATGATTGAATTCACCCCGTCGGCGTTATCAAATAGATAGACCCGATAACGGTTGTCGCCCACAGGCGTGATGCCCCAATCGAAGACATTTTGCACTCCGTCAAACACGTCACCGTATTTGCGCAGAAATTCCGTATGGTTGGTTTCGCGTTGCCGGGAGATGGCATTTGCCTTGCAAAGATCGACCAGCTTGCCCAAAAAACGTCTGATCGCCTTATATTTCTCATAAGTGAGAATCTGCGGTGTGCTGTCCCAGCCATGCGCTTTGAGGTAAGAGGCTTTGAAGTTGTGCCGGATCCGAACACTCTGTTCTCTCGCGCAGGCATA contains these protein-coding regions:
- a CDS encoding HNH endonuclease signature motif containing protein, with the translated sequence MKANGASFSEREIRDVWEKARYQSGFGTTEKRADVLGSIIQFDSYGDTSSLCGWEIDHIIPVQKGGTDLPGNLQPLHWKNNRRKGNAYPWICS
- a CDS encoding sigma factor, translated to MLRKAGKGLSRSSESSEYQTRAAIETYFTELRRYSFSLALRHTGKPDLADEIAQDAMIILLKSNTPKQFIKGWLHKVTLNLIIRNIRDEIRNEKLVSELIREEQIAVQVLEHELPALESINQPSAIKYLAGKDLRQYQQMMQYKDLKQYAAATKNSYACAREQSVRIRHNFKASYLKAHGWDSTPQILTYEKYKAIRRFLGKLVDLCKANAISRQRETNHTEFLRKYGDVFDGVQNVFDWGITPVGDNRYRVYLFDNADGVNSIMISLEIFISKANRILIRTCKRHRLASMIPIREGKEPEIETGKMTLPQTIFNLS